One stretch of Harmonia axyridis chromosome 1, icHarAxyr1.1, whole genome shotgun sequence DNA includes these proteins:
- the LOC123673332 gene encoding uncharacterized protein LOC123673332 produces the protein MDPIIGDKIIYVNFNKCYSYRVESNKVIKIVEDSLSCEEHEEADSRIIYHICQINVDGEVVIRCSDTDILIILLGNMHHLNASLKIWVNLGVGNHERFISVNQVHEILGNSLSKALPCFHALTGCDYTPAFFRKGKLRPFKLLEQSEEYQLACQNIITDDEELLDETFRILEKFICHIYGARDSWNVNEVRFHLFSNTYRSKKSDDNFEKKFRNFDPSSLPPCKAELYQHLLRIRYVTKFWRNAHLQHPTSLSPQASGWTINDDKYDFIWFVGEQLPSFIADIIIKDNSLSQDDDNPKDDDGNENDSSDEDDDNYQDASVFCDTIMD, from the exons ATGGATCCTATCATTGGagataaaataatttatgtgaACTTCAACAAGTGCTATTCATACCGGGTTGAAAGTAATAAAgttattaaaattgttgaagatTCATTGTCTTGCGAAGAACACGAAGAAGCCGATTCTCGAATAATATATCACATTTGCCAAATAAATGTCGATGGTGAAGTTGTGATACGCTGCTCAGACACAGATATTTTAATAATACTTCTTGGTAACATGCATCATTTGAATGCATCACTAAAAATCTGGGTAAATTTGGGCGTAGGGAATCACGAGCGATTTATAAGCGTCAATCAAGTGCACGAAATTCTAGGGAATTCTTTATCGAAAGCTCTACCGTGCTTTCATGCACTCACAGGATGCGACTATACACCAGCTTTTTTCCGGAAAGGTAAACTTCGACCTTTTAAACTGTTAGAGCAGTCAGAAGAGTATCAATTAGCCTGTCAAAATATTATAACAGATGATGAAGAATTGCTGGATGAGACATTTAGGATCTTAGAAAAGTTTATTTGTCACATTTACGGAGCTCGTGATTCTTGGAACGTCAATGAAGTTCGGTTTCATCTGTTTTCAAACACTTATCGGTCTAAAAAATCagatgataattttgaaaaaaaatttcgtaattTTGATCCATCAAGCCTACCACCATGCAAAGCTGAATTGTATCAGCATTTACTACGAATTCGTTACGTTACAAAGTTTTGGAGAAATGCTCATTTACAACACCCAACATCTCTATCACCTCAAGCTTCTGGCTGGACCATAAATGACGATAAATATGATTTTATCTGGTTTGTTGGAGAGCAGTTACCATCATTTATTGCCGACATTATCATTAAag ATAATAGCTTATCACAAGACGATGATAATCCAAAAGACGACGATGGCAATGAAAATGACAGTAGTGATGAAGATGATGATAATTATCAAGATGCCTCCGTTTTTTGTGACACAATTATggattaa